cctctcctatatctcctcctattactccatataacctctccctatatctcctcatattactccatataacatctccctatatcttctcctattactgcatataacctctccctatatctcctcccctatatctcctcctattactccatataacctctccctatatctcctcctattactccatataacccctccctatatctcctcctattactccatataacctcccctatatctcctcctattactccatataacctctccctatatctcctcctattactccatataacctctccctatatctcctcctattactccatataacctctccctatatctcctcctattactccatataacctcccctatatctcctcctattactccatataacctctccctatatctcctcctattactccatataacctctcctatatctcctcctattactccctatatctcctcctattacgccatataacctctccctatatctcctcctattactccatataacctcccctatgtctcctcctattactccatataacctctctctATATTTTCTCCTAATACTTTATAGAACATCTCCCtagatctcctcctattactccatataacctctcctatatctcctcctattattccatataacctctccctatatctcctcctattactccatataacctctccctatatctcctcctattactccatataacctctccctatatctcctcctattactccatataacctctcgttATATCtcatcctattactacatataacctcttcctatatatcctcctattactccatataacctctcgctatatctcctcctattactccatataacctctcctatatctcctcctattactccatataacctctcgctatatctcctcctattactccatataacctctcgctatatatcctcctattactccatataacctctcgctatatatcctcctattactccatataacctctcgctatatctcctcctattactccatataatctctcgctatatctcctcctattactccatataacctctcctattactccatataacctctccctatatatcctcctattactccatataacctctcgctatatatcctcctattactccatataacctctcgctatatatcctcctattactccatataacctctcgctatatctcctcctattactccatataacctctccctatatctcctcctattactccatataacctctcgctatatatcctcctattactccatataacctctctctatatatcctcctattactccatataacctctcgctatatatcctcctattactccatataacctctcgctatatatcctcctattactccatataacctctcgctatatctcctcctattactccatataacctctcctatatctcctcctattactccatataacctctcgctatatctcctcctattactccatataacctctccctatgtcttctcctattactccatataacctctccctatatctcctcctgttactccatataacctctccctatatctcctcctattactccatataacctctccctatatctcctcctgttactccatataacctctcgctatatctcctcctattactccaaataacctctccctatatctcctcctatcactccatataacctctccctatatctcctcctaatactccatataacctctccctatatctcctcctattgctccatataacctctcgctatatctcctcctattactccatataacctctcgctatatctcctcctattactccatataacctctccctatatctcctcctaatactccatataacctctccctatatctcctcctattgctccatataacctctcgctatatctcctcctattactccatataacctctccctatatatcctcctattactccatataacctccccctatatctcctcctattactccatataacctctcgctatatctcctcctattactccatataacctctcgctatatctcctcctattactccatataacctctcctatatctccttctattactccatataacctctcgctatatctcctcctattactccatataacctctcgctatatatcctcctattactccatataacctctcactatatctcctcctattactccatataacctctccctatatctcctcattactccatataacctctcctatatctcctcctattactccatataacctctcgctatatctcctcctattactccatataacctctcgctatatatcctcctattactccatataacctctcgctatatctcctcctattactccatataacatctccctatatctcctcctattactccatataacctctccctatatctcctcctattactccatataacctctccctatatctcctcctattactccatataacctctccctatatctcctattactccatataacctctccctatatctcctcctattactccatataacctctccctatatctcctcctattactccatataacctctccctatatctcctcctattactccatataacctctccctatatctcctcctaatactccATATaaactctccctatatctcctcctattactccatataacctctccctagatctcctcctattactccatataacctctccctatatctcctattactccatataacctctccctatatctcctcctaatactccatataacccctctatatatctcctcctatcactccatataacctctcctatatctcctcctattactccatataacctctccctatatctcctcctattactccatataacctctccctatatctcctcctattactccatataacctctccctatatctcctcctattactccatataacctctccctatatctcctcctaatactccatataacccctctatatatctcctcctattactccatatcacctctccctatatctcctcctatcactccatataacctctcctatatctcctcctattactccatataacctctcctatatctcctcctaatactccatatcacctctccctatatctcctcctaatactccatataacatctccctatatctcctcctattactccatataacctctcctatatctcctcctattactctatataacctctccctatatctcctcctattactccataaacctctcctatatatcctcctattactccatataacctctccctatatctcctattactccatataacctctccctatatctcctattactccatataacctctccctatatctcctcctattactccataaacctctcctatatatcctcctattactctatataacatcTCTCTATAACTTCTCCTACTATTACTCCATTTAATGTTTAACAGCCCAATCTTGAATACTACATACAGATTATAAACAGAAATGCTTTGTATCACACTTCAGGTGAGAATAATCCAGAGATATGTCCCACTTCCCAGGAAGGACCCCTGTACATCACAGATTCCAAGCAGTACAGGTAATGGAACTTATCCGTCCTACTAATGAAACCTGGGGATTATTCTAATAATTGCATCAagttataaatttattttttatttttatttttgctctgAGGGTACCCCATGGGTTGTTTCCTTGTAATTACAGCTTTCATAAGGATAACAATTCTGTGATctagaaaaaaaattttattacaaTGAATGGTATCGGTACATCTTCCAATCACGATCGTTCCCATGCCATAGAACTGGTTTCCTACTTTGTCAGTATGGACAGAAGCTTCTGCAGGTATCATCACATTTCTCTATATATTTTTACAGTTTAACTGAATGCATTGAGCATATTCCAAACAATGTGGTAAATGCAAGAGAAGGAAAATTTGCACAGGAACCACGATTTccaaaaaacaagaaaaagagGCGGAAAAGGAGTGTCAAGAATAAAAGTGCTACATCAGGCAAAAGCCAGACCACTCCAGAACAGGAGACCCGCACACCGATACCTGTCCAGGTAATGTCAGATAAGCCCAAATACATCAGAGCATTGCCAGGAATGTATGTACGTTATTTGGGGAACTCGGGCTGATAGTTGTCAGACAACCGCATAAAATGTATGGCCACCTTGAGAGAATCTTGTATGAAGCaagagcgccatcatgtggtgatTAGAAGCAGTTATCTATAATCTGCTTGTATATACTATACATTTCTTTATAAACCCATTGTAAACATCAATTGTGGCTCCCCTTAATTgacaaataaaaagaaagaaaaaatttggCAGTTAATGTAAGTAGTAGATCAGATTTGGCGGCAATAAGTcagtgtgaaaaaaaacaacatcagtTGACACTGCAAAATTGTGGGACGCTAGTAAGCCAGCTGAACATTGAATTATGTATGTTCAATAAACACTCTAATTCATCTGCACATAACCCTTTCTTTAAAGGgggtgtctcatgaagacaaatcCCTTTCAGAAGGAAGGCACCACGGGCGATCAGTTGATCACTGCGTGTTCGTATTTTACACTCTCGGCAAAAAGCTGATTTTGCTAGAAGGAAGTTTTCGTCAGAAATCAAATAAATGGATGTACTTGAAGCTCACCACTGCGCTCATAAAGGGGGGTCCCATGAAGGGGATCCCGTATGATGTCTGTATGTATAATAGGTTGTATGGAAAGGGTTTGTATATGACCATCCATGCAGCTGGGAAAAGAAGCAGAGAGGAGGTGACAATGAATTTTGTGGTCTTTGTCTGCTTTCACTAAACTATGTTTCTATGTTTAACATGTAAGGTACACAGAGTTTTTCAATTGGGAATCTAGAACTTTTGCTGATCAATTTtaaatattgttttttgtttttttttgctatagGATGAAGATTCGCAGTCAAAACAATGGCATACGAATGATATGCAGAATTACTGCTCCACTCAACGACCCACTAAAAACATTAAATACCCACCTCCAAACTTACAGCCCTTTGCTGATGACAACCAAAAAGTGCTCCACAAGCTTATCAGTCCATCTCAGTACATTTACCATGTGGGTGCTGGAAAGCTTCAACCACCAACCAATCTATCACGTGTGCCAGAACCGATTGATCGATTATCAGGAATTATTACTGCCTTGGGGCTTGATGATTATGAAGGAAAGATTACCCCACATTGGGGTTTCTCCAAGTTTACTGACTTCTGTACAGACTCAAAAACCCAATCTGTGGAAGAGGGGGTATTGTTGGCTCTTAAGGATAGTGTGAGCTTTGGAGAACCCCACAACTTGTGCACATTAGCCAAATCCTGGAAGAAAGATGATGATCAGGAAGAACCTGTGGACAATGAAGGGATCCTATTGAAAACGGTATAACAATATATTGGACTTAATTTTGTATTGGGTATATGTTTATGGTCACTTTGGATCCCCACCACATTTTTCAAGCAATATATATATCACAGCTAACATGATCATCCATAATTCTCTTTAGGAACTCAGGATGGAAGATTATGAGTACAGAACGGACACCCACTGGGCAAAGAGTTCAGAAGTGCTGGGTAGTGGTGCATTTGGAGATGTGTTCCTAGGAGAGGACACCAAAACTGGATTtcaatttgcagcaaaaaaagtaAGTATGATTTCTGCATAAATGTCCTAAATTGTATAGTTTCATATATGTGCCTGGAATACACTATTAATTAGAACTGTCAAGGATAAATGTGTTGTCCGACGCCCTATAAGAGAGAGAATAGCCGTTGCAAAGAGTATGTCCTACTCTGGTCAAATTAGTGcatccatatattacatggccgtccatttatttgaatgggaacCATGTAACACTGCATTTGCCCCTTAGCAGCTGCATAAGTCTTTAGCAGCTAGACTATTGCTTAGGGCTGGAGTGGCTTTCTTTAGAGAGTAGGACCTTGCTTTAAAGTGGGTCCTTCCCCTATACACGCTTGAGATACGTATTTTGTGCCAGAGTGAGCTATTATTCACACAATACCCTCCTATACAGACCAGTGCTGACGACCATGCAGCCAGCACCAGTATAGCCCTATCTGGCTCCCCTCCCCCTGGATAAACCCTAACTTGTTCCTGGGAGCCACATGCCCTACCTTATGATTCCTGCAGGCATGCTAGCCCGCTCGTCTTGCTTTCATGTGGTTTTAACACTTGCTTCTCTGCCAATATGAAACAGCAGGTGGAAATTAGTAGTTAAATTAACATGCCCaaatgccaatttttttttcccctcttcttTTTTCAGATTAATATTGACAGTTTTCGATCTGAGGAGCTGACATGCTGCCTGGCCGTAGCTTCTGACAAAATAATCCCAGTGTATGGGGCAGTCCGAGAAGGACCCTGGATCACTGTATTTATGAAGCTCATGAATGGTAAGGTTCATGACTAGTGATGGTCACTTGTTATAAACTAGAACAAGACCTAAAATAAAAGTGGATTTCCTTATCGGTTTTAATCCTTTTTGGGCCAGACATAGATAAACACTCATGACTAGTTTATTAGGTATTCTTTGCCAGATAAGACAATGAATCATTGGTGAAGACAGTCAGTCAGACACCTGGGTCAACCTTTTTAAAGCGACTTCATCAGAAAGtggcacatttttttcaaaatattttttggtGCGGAAAAGTGTTTATGTTTGATCACATCTATAGATGTACATAAATTAGGACATATTGCTGTTTTCACGAGTGTTGACATCAAGTGGTTACAGGCCTTACAGCTTATGGTGAAATTGAATGCTATTACCTCATTATCactattagggctcattcagatgaacgtgaatCCCGTCCATGTGCTTTGCGTTGAAACAATGCAAAGCACACGGccccatttcaatggggctattcacacatgcatacgttttcacgcagtgagagtccgttgcgtgacacTCACTGCATGTACTATATTGGTGCGTTCTCGTGCACccagccgcccattgaagtcaaggggtgcgtgaaaaccacggacagcacacggatggatgcacatccgtgtgctgtccgtgttttactcATCAATtacgagaaagaaaaaaaaaagaaaatcttgcgagtgcgtgaaaaccacatgccactcgcaacgcacacggacagatttccgTTCGTTTTTTACACTTATAAAATCTGTCACGCTTAGGGATGTCGACAGAACGGCGGTTGCTAGACCAAGATACGCAGCTTTCACAATGGTAGACAGTACAATGGTACTACAACAGGAAGAACTAAGAAAGATAAAAAGGATTCACTATTTAATCTCAAACATAAATGGTTCTAAAACATGATAAATAAAGAAGCAGCATTTATGCTGATGCTTCTTATATATGCACATCTGCAGTCATGTTTCATATGTATTTTAAATCTGGTTCTGTCAACATTTTTACTACCATGTGAAGGGTTAATGACAGTATAGCAGGTCTATTGTACTGCCTGACCAAGACAGTCAGCTTTCACAATGATACATTATACAATAATACCTTACAAAGTAACAGTTAACGATGACCTAGATGTTCTCAGCCAAATCTAAAATGTgtggaacatttatctgcagttGAGTCTTCATCATGGGTACTTGGCTTGGGCGGATCAGGTATATGATCTAAAATCTTGCACATCATATTTCTGTGTGTTGGGGACTAGACTTGCATGGTGTTTTACAGTATGCTTCTGACAACAGTGGAGGAAATtggtgtcaattacattttttcagGTGGATCTCTGGGCCAGCTGATCAAAAAAAGTGGCTTCTTAGCAGAAGACCGGGCCCTATATTACACAGGGCAAGTACTGCAAGGCCTAAAACATCTTCATACTGCCAATATACTGCACGGAGACATAAAAGGTCCGTACCACGTTTTTGTTTTGGTCCCTTCAACTTTGAAAGTCCACCTTTACACATTTAATGACCAGTCGATGAGAACGATCAGAATATATTATAGTTGATAGTTTGATTGCTAGTGTTCTCCTAAGTGCTGTGCCCCTTTAGCTTTTAACTCGGAGACCTCCTGAAGGCAGAGagtcattgaaatgaataggactgTAATGCACATGACACATAAGAAGATATGTTAAGGCAaactttttcctttttccttaaagttttcttttctatttacagCGGACAATGTACTCCTGTCTGATAATGGAGAAAAGGTATACTTGTGTGATTTTGGGCATGCAGCACAACTCCCTCCGAGTGGTTGTAAATCACAGCTATTGACAGGTAGGTGACAGTGTTGGATAATGACAAATTACCAGgttttaaaaagaacaaaaaacattaTTTACCTTTGCTCCACAAAAAACTGTCCAGAAAAACCTAAATGCCAAATGAGAACGTGTATGAGCACCTTTAAAGATTGAATACTAGGCAAAAAGTCTTCCCTAATTCAAGTATTTCAATTATCGTTGGACTAGTGTATAACTAAACTATGATTATAAGTTTGGCTACAATAATAACGGATGAAATAAAAAACCGTATTTCCGATATGTTATTGTTTATATGACCATAGTAATTGTACCTATTGTGTCCCAAAGGTGACTATGTCCCAGGTACTGAAACACACATGGCCCCTGAGTTAGTGCGTGGGGAACCTTGTGACACAAAACTAGATGTGTggagtgcatgttgtatgcttcttCATATGCTGAATGGCTGGCATCCGTGGAGCCGCACACACCAAGCGCCCTTATGTCTCAAGGTGAGTATATTAATATTATCAAAGAAAATAGGACGCACAAAGCAATAGAGGGCCTTTCGAACTTTTTAAACCCATTTTATATTACATAAAAtaaatcagcaaaaaaaaataagctgAGTAAGCTTATGAAAACATTGAATTACTTAAAGGTTTTaccgggaccaaaaattgcattgcattcatatttttatgtgaaaagaagcaacttactaatgtactttaatttaaaattcggtactaaatcgtgcagttcaaacccggtgaattgttgccggaagtcctgtagctttt
The genomic region above belongs to Rhinoderma darwinii isolate aRhiDar2 chromosome 13, aRhiDar2.hap1, whole genome shotgun sequence and contains:
- the MAP3K14 gene encoding mitogen-activated protein kinase kinase kinase 14, with the protein product MAIDCHDGQEAVSPKTPVHSLKLIKPPEPGEKTTAEAGIPNVLLQNRDGHWAKLLLKGTATETKESSTLGISIIAQPECENNPEICPTSQEGPLYITDSKQYSLTECIEHIPNNVVNAREGKFAQEPRFPKNKKKRRKRSVKNKSATSGKSQTTPEQETRTPIPVQDEDSQSKQWHTNDMQNYCSTQRPTKNIKYPPPNLQPFADDNQKVLHKLISPSQYIYHVGAGKLQPPTNLSRVPEPIDRLSGIITALGLDDYEGKITPHWGFSKFTDFCTDSKTQSVEEGVLLALKDSVSFGEPHNLCTLAKSWKKDDDQEEPVDNEGILLKTELRMEDYEYRTDTHWAKSSEVLGSGAFGDVFLGEDTKTGFQFAAKKINIDSFRSEELTCCLAVASDKIIPVYGAVREGPWITVFMKLMNGGSLGQLIKKSGFLAEDRALYYTGQVLQGLKHLHTANILHGDIKADNVLLSDNGEKVYLCDFGHAAQLPPSGCKSQLLTGDYVPGTETHMAPELVRGEPCDTKLDVWSACCMLLHMLNGWHPWSRTHQAPLCLKIATEPPPLQEIPSSCHHLTRNLIVDGLQKNPSNRADAVDLIQKADIALRKIGGLKSSYNTEYREPRIFPPTLTEVPEVPGSQLKTLHKEAMIVQGYSMQQITEDASLSHKSVEQARITCQSEIERLELDLYMENLSQPFPLEEHQQMFLSDSNLEPLHSGKDSMTTLDTKSSGIHSWDSRMESWSLQSDSFFSGGITTTPSWFNGVKVHLKSLNGEIIYIWESGRTKLGDLAVGISSQIPIKSFTIVNSKGTPIPWNTDIADCGSELQCSLAVDGRNCLWRVKKGKIEEGNTGEVYTGGGTNDSTLWTTE